A portion of the Daphnia magna isolate NIES linkage group LG4, ASM2063170v1.1, whole genome shotgun sequence genome contains these proteins:
- the LOC116921348 gene encoding probable lysosomal cobalamin transporter has translation MSHDGQASFVPQNIGILLTLVFFIYVLLSAMFFTFLVRYITGKLSAERVPTVVSIVALTVASLPTGLIPIDVFVVGYMKNSSGQFQPWASDMRDRHDFSTTLLSAYYASYIATLFITFVIIPLAFFFHKMETASSGRSRQNVLPALCYTGLSLVILIVLLAIGGVVPTRDLPTPNSTLEDQFRNMVEDLKTSELEDMFSFALSIIRIVGITLITAYVGVGMVLGPITHIRGYPDPRTELACVRNRRIGIEREISDIQQTRVRMSPGVHQLPRSEAIRLLSLEHEDLDLREREEQLKETIKHWLSPFVMVCRPTQICAGIVGLLVGLLIFVSLFMTNILRAMYSFGESVGYLMPTVQVLNPLDRFALFIQRVFPLDFIVLIFLVTFMILAATSGFQKMGIGIPWIKTYNISPWKTKSRSLLVFTANLVLILLAVDVLLLALLPQYTTYSSQHYVACAENKSLAYPPLPTPLPDSAIQGEALVLSRGTRDGECSETVVIPCDWTAPEDQCVMTRIAVLWARVCYKTWYFGAIFYCITWIFLIVIILEGCVATFRPQHTSSSVTILPDLESS, from the exons ATGTCTCACGATGGGCAAGCATCGTTCGTGCCTCAAAACATAGGAATCCTGCTTACTTTGGTTTTCTTCATCTACGTCCTG CTTTCTGCCATGTTTTTCACCTTCCTTGTCCGCTACATTACTGGAAAACTATCAGCCGAACGTGTTCCAACGGTCGTTTCTATCGTGGCTCTCACGGTGGCATCGCTGCCAACAGGATTGATTCCGATCGACGTTTTCGTCGTGGGTTACATGAAAAATTCTTCTGGCCAATTTCAGCCGTGGGCGAGTGACATGCGAGATCGTCATGACTTTTCCACCACCCTTCTGTCTGCTTACTATG CGTCCTACATCGCAACGCTTTTCATAACGTTCGTTATCATACCtttggcatttttctttcacaagATGGAGACGGCTTCCTCTGGAAG GTCTCGTCAGAATGTCTTGCCGGCCTTATGTTACACCGGCTTGTCTCTCGTCATACTCATCGTCTTGCTAGCCATTGGTGGAGTTGTGCCTACACGAGATCTACCTACTCCCAATTCTACCCTTGAAGATCAGTTCCGCAATATGGTAGAGGATTTGAAAACTTCAG AGTTGGAAGATATGTTCTCCTTCGCGTTGTCTATCATAAGAATTGTAGGAATAACTTTGATAACGGCTTACGTGGGTGTCGGAATGGTGTTGGGACCAATCACCCATATTCGAGGCTATCCCGATCCGCGAACTGAATTGGCCTGTGTTCGTAATCGCCGCATTGGTATCGAGAGGGAAATATCTGACATCCAGCAAACACGAGTG AGAATGTCACCAGGAGTGCATCAGCTGCCAAGATCAGAAGCAATCCGACTGCTTTCTCTCGAACATGAGGATCTTGATTTACGGGAAAGAGAAGAACAACTGAAGGAAACAATCAAGCACTGGCTTTCGCCTTTTGTCATGGTCTGTCGTCCGACTCAGATCTGCGCCGGCATTGTCGGATTGCTTGTGGGTCTCCTCATATTCGTCTCCCTCTTTATGACCAA TATTTTGCGAGCCATGTACTCCTTCGGTGAATCTGTCGGCTATTTGATGCCTACTGTTCAAGTACTCAATCCACTCGATCGATTTGCACTCTTCATCCAACGAGTCTTCCCACTCGATTTCATCGTCCTCATATTCCTTGTTACTTTCATGATCCTTGCAGCAACGTCGGGCTTCCAAAAAATGGGTATTGGAATCCCTTGGATCAAG ACGTACAACATTAGCCCTTGGAAAACCAAAAGCCGTTCCCTTCTGGTTTTCACGGCGAATTTGGTACTCATTCTGCTCGCTGTTGATGTTCTGCTGTTAGCTTTGCTACCGCAGTACACGACTTATTCCTCACAGCATTATGTCGCTTGCGCGGAGAACAAATCGCTTGCCTACCCACCGCTTCCGACGCCCCTTCCCGATTCAGCAATTCAAGGTGAAGCCCTCGTGTTGAGCAGAGGAACAAGAGATGGCGAATGTAGTGAAACCGTGGTGATTCCTTGCGACTGGACGGCTCCGGAAGACCAATGTGTTATGACGCGGATTGCCGTACTCTGGGCGCGAGTGTGTTACAAGACCTGGTATTTTGGAGCCATTTTCTACTGCATCACCTGGATTTTCCTAATTGTAATCATCTTGGAAGGATGCGTTGCCACTTTCCGTCCACAACACACATCAAGCTCCGTCACGATCCTTCCTGATTTAGAATCTTCTTAA
- the LOC116921349 gene encoding LOW QUALITY PROTEIN: 5-aminolevulinate synthase, erythroid-specific, mitochondrial (The sequence of the model RefSeq protein was modified relative to this genomic sequence to represent the inferred CDS: inserted 1 base in 1 codon): MLRKFPCPFLTRLSKPYKRHHGQMLVKNYAEICPVASRMVTTTGTTPNEGRAVGVTSQCPFQESDGNNVTKTTTPIIDLDLINLTNTKPSIKINPTTEGFFPYEDFFRDQISKKKQDHSYRVFKRVLRDAESFPFAKEYSWGEKDITVWCSNDYLGMSAHPQVKNAIKDAAEKHGAGAGGTRNISGNTLLHEALETELASLHEKEAALVFSSCYVANDSTLFTLAKALPGCHIFSDAGNHASMIQGIRNSGVPRHIFRHNDPIHLRQLLEKVDPTVPKIVAFETVHSMTGAICPLAELCEVSHEFGALTFVDEVHAVGLYGKEGAGIGQRDGVLSQMDVISGTLGKAFGNFGGYIAGSANLVDMVRSYAAGFIFTTXLPPTVLSGALETVRILRTEEGRQLRELHQFNVRYLRTKLMEAGISVEHTPSHIIPVFVGDPERSTLLSDELLRVHGHYVQAINYPTVPRGQEKLRISPTPHHTVEMMNRFVEDMVDIWKSVGLPIKSNKCGTTCTICRKNFQSSNNKLDSLMSMLNQSCRLPNCPQAVAI, translated from the exons ATG ttgcGTAAGTTTCCATGCCCGTTCTTGACCAGGCTTTCAAAGCCCTACAAACGTCATCATGGACAAATGTTGGTGAAGAATTACGCCGAAATTTGCCCAGTGGCATCTCGCATGGTAACCACTACTGGGACCACTCCGAACGAAGGTCGCGCAGTTG GGGTAACTTCTCAATGTCCCTTCCAGGAAAGCGATGGCAACAACGTCACCAAGACAACCACTCCAATCATAGATCTTGATTTAATCAATCTTACCA ATACCAAACCTTCGATTAAAATCAACCCAACAACCGAAG GATTCTTTCCCTACGAAGACTTTTTCCGTGATCAGATTTCTAAGAAGAAGCAAGATCACTCTTATCGCGTGTTCAAACGTGTTTTACGTGATGCCGAAAGTTTCCCATTCGCTAAAGAATACTCGTGGGGTGAAAAAGACATCACCGTCTGGTGCTCCAATGACTACCTGGGCATGTCGGCTCATCCCCAAGTCAAAAACGCTATCAA GGATGCGGCTGAAAAACACGGAGCAGGAGCTGGCGGTACTCGCAATATTTCCGGCAACACTTTGCTTCATGAAGCTCTAGAAACGGAACTAGCCAGTTTGCACGAGAAAGAGGCTGCCCTCGTATTTTCATCTTGCTATGTAGCCAACGATTCTACGCTGTTTACACTAGCTAAAGCTCTTCCTG GCTGCCATATCTTCTCGGATGCGGGCAACCATGCATCGATGATCCAAGGAATCCGAAACAGTGGTGTTCCGCGGCACATCTTCCGGCACAACGACCCCATTCACCTGCGCCAGTTGTTGGAGAAAGTAGATCCGACTGTGCCGAAGATCGTGGCTTTTGAGACGGTTCACTCGATGACGGGGGCCATCTGTCCGTTGGCGGAACTTTGCGAAGTCTCGCACGAATTTGGAGCGCTCACTTTCGTTGATGAAGTTCACGCCGTCGGACTTTACGGCAAGGAAGGCGCCGGAATCGGCCAGAGAGATGGTGTTCTCTCTCAAATGGACGTTATTTCCGGCACTTTAG GCAAAGCGTTTGGTAATTTTGGTGGATACATCGCCGGTTCTGCCAATCTGGTGGATATGGTGCGTAGCTATGCCGCTGGCTTCATTTTTACTA TCCTCCCACCTACTGTCCTGAGCGGAGCACTTGAG ACTGTGCGTATTCTACGTACGGAAGAAGGTAGACAACTGCGCGAACTGCATCAGTTCAATGTTCGTTATTTGCGCACCAAGTTGATGGAAGCTGGAATCTCCGTTGAACATACTCCTTCGCACATCATCCCCGTTTTC gTCGGTGATCCGGAACGTTCAACGCTACTATCCGATGAATTACTTCGAGTTCATGGCCACTACGTTCAG GCAATTAACTATCCGACAGTGCCGAGAGGCCAAGAGAAATTGCGCATTTCTCCAACTCCGCATCACACCGTAGAGATGATGAATCGTTTTGTCGAAGATATGGTCGACATTTGGAAAAGTGTTGGGCTCCCCATCAAAAGCAATAAATGCGGAACG ACTTGTACCATCTGCAGAAAGAACTTTCAATCGAGTAACAACAAACTGGATTCGTTAATGTCCATGCTGAATCAGAGTTGCCGGTTGCCCAATTGCCCACAGGCAGTTGCCATCTGA
- the LOC116921350 gene encoding repressor of RNA polymerase III transcription MAF1 homolog, with translation MKLLESSRFEQVNSALNMFTGDCNIIGRIESYSCKLAGHEKQLYKRFHSEAGAGPHDLQVLSAPQTALAVSPTGGYFTSQSCSVSGDEEGPLCDTISRKTLFYLIATLNASFHPDYDFSYARSEEFSREPSVQWVMNAVDNNLSATAGDLYNSKLHAQLWAAINDEINLPECDIYSYNSDLASDPFGEDGSLWSYNYFFYNRKLKRIVFLTCRAVSLNHMDLSCGGEFTMDEEAFL, from the exons ATGAAGCTTTTAGAGAGTAGCCGCTTTGAACAAGTTAACTCTGCCCTTAATATGTTTACGGGAGATTGCAACATAATTGGAAG GATTGAAAGTTATTCATGCAAGTTGGCAGGACATGAAAAACAACTCTACAAGCGTTTCCATTCAGAGGCTGGGGCTGGTCCGCACGATCTCCAGGTGTTATCCGCGCCTCAAACTGCGCTGGCTGTTTCACCAACTGGAGGTTATTTTACCAGCCAGAG ttGCAGTGTTTCAGGAGATGAGGAGGGCCCGTTATGTGACACAATAAGCCGCAAAACATTATTTTATCTAATCGCTACGCTGAATGCTTCCTTTCATCCAGACTATGATTTCTCTTATGCCCGCAGTGAAGAGTTTAGTCGCGAACCATCGGTTCAG TGGGTAATGAATGCAGTCGATAATAACCTTAGTGCCACAGCTGGAGATCTCTACAATTCAAAATTACATGCTCAGCTCTGGGCTGCTATTAACGATGAAATAAATCTACCTGAATGTGACATCTACAG TTACAACTCGGATCTGGCGTCAGATCCTTTTGGTGAAGATGGTTCGTTATGGTCGTACAATTACTTTTTCTACAATCGGAAATTGAAGCGCATTGTTTTCTTAACTTGCAGAGCCGTCAG TTTGAACCACATGGATCTAAGTTGCGGCGGAGAATTCACAATGGATGAAGAAGCCTTCCTATAG
- the LOC116921347 gene encoding calcium-activated chloride channel regulator 1, whose product MKICPSRVVILSVLMLFIGKANFTIVLENNGYTKIVVAISENVPQPPDNGVALINDLKALLTETSAVLFQATGNRVYFKNIDILLPPTWTKTTPSLTSTHSYQLADIRLTNEPVNSASGSLPYTLHSGKCGVNGNFITLPTEYLEDVATNLKVQAKGLVQQWAQLRYGVFEEHGYPNDELLPYFYRHPNGYDAVTSSNDTEIKGTLEKLSGGNCEVNENGIISDQGNCRFVPTATEQTATTSLMSFHWLDTVIGFSEKDKHDRRPPHHQNRLCNSKSSAEVMANSPDFNNVPPNPDQVTTPEFQLRKNLMLPVVYVAMDTSFPANPNNTNQQAQNLLKRGVRNLFFLLFESYPETLVAYSTFENIDFGPEGSYLKEEYPPKRIADGFYDLGPIVDNLVVSQDVVSRDVSAVIRDGEARLRQYKDTGGSILYLVTSTDSVTNDTVIETDLAERLMQNNIKLVVAETGLSDGKSLSRFSVLSQGGYYFKRTWDSSYFTPVNNEVDNIFKNGLKTQRRIITSRKDSITASKPWSGSFSIDETLGTNTTLALSLPKEGSFTITLTNPSGEVVTLPNEPEVTNWNYPDSTVRLIWQKLADDTVIGRWSYQVAYDTTSCSSCETQPEIHLQIGSSIRSATSPALPTFQPWVSLTTSSGFVDISEHPVVIQTRFEYANSNLGGLIVTADIVLNSVVKASIPLFDTGLIVPDISKDGIYSGIFYPDTDGNYKVNLYAVHGASVKEGGRLLSPDQNSYCCGSSLPTSTLNYFQFTAREAIAFEVRNAVTGTFPPEFLPMVSDIKASTYGIDNNLVYAELKWSVPSNTMSQVVKYSEDYEQLLNNFEAAPEATIVYGSLNEIQAGTAIAVYVSAPYTTGKNVYFVVETTATNSQKVLKSRSHVVWTESNPPENAFTPPVPTTEAPSTTTQDNN is encoded by the exons ATGAAGATCTGCCCATCGCGAGTGGTAATCTTGAGCGTGTTAATGCTATTCATCGGAAAGGCGAATTTCACTATCGTCTTGGAGAACAATGGATACACAAAAATAGTCGTCGCCATATCTGAGAATGTTCCTCAACCCCCAGACAATGGAGTTGCATTAATAAATGACCTTAAG GCATTGCTGACAGAGACTTCAGCTGTTCTTTTTCAGGCTACGGGTAACagagtttattttaaaaacatcgaCATTTTGCTTCCGCCTACGTGGACCAAAACCACACCATCATTAACGTCCAC GCATTCTTACCAGTTAGCAGATATCCGTTTAACAAACGAACCTGTAAACTCTGCGTCCGGAAGTTTACCGTACACTTTGCATTCGGGCAAATGTGGCGTGAATGGAAATTTCATTACACTTCCCACTGAATATCTCGAGGATGTAGCTACCAATCTTAAAG TTCAAGCCAAGGGATTGGTTCAGCAATGGGCTCAACTTCGCTACGGTGTTTTTGAAGAACACGGCTATCCTAACGATGAACTTTTGCCTTACTTTTATCGCCATCCCAATGGCTACGATGCCGTAACTTCAAGTAATGATACAGAAATAAAAGGCACTCTTGAAAA GTTGTCAGGGGGCAATTGTGAAGTTAACGAAAACGGTATCATATCTGATCAAGGTAACTGCCGTTTCGTCCCTACGGCTACTGAACAAACAGCTACTACATCATTGATGAGTTTCCATTGGCTCGATACG GTGATTGGGTTTTCGGAAAAGGACAAACATGACAGACGGCCACCGCATCACCAGAATCGTCTGTGTAATTCAAAAAGTAGCGCCGAAGTCATGGCTAATTCACCGGATTTCAATAATGTCCCACCGAATCCTGATCAGGTTACTACGCCTGAATTTCAACTTCGCAAAAATCTAATGCTGCCAGTTGTCTACGTTGCGATGGACACATCTTTTCCCGCGAATCCAAATAATACAAACCAA CAAGCACAAAATCTTTTGAAGAGGGGCGTGAGAAATTTATTCTTCCTACTCTTTGAATCTTACCCGGAAACCTTGGTGGCATATTCCACATTTGAAAACATCGATTTCGGTCCTGAAGGCTCCTATTTGAAGGAAGAATACCCTCCCAAAAGGATTGCGGATGGATTTTATGATCTAGGCCCAATAGTGGACAATTTAGTTGTGTCTCAAGATGTGGTGTCGCGTGACGTATCGGCGGTTATACGCGACGGCGAAGCACGATTGCGTCAGTACAAAGATACAGGCGGCAGCATTTTGTACCTCGTTACGTCCACCGATTCCGTGACAAATGACACCGTAATAGAAACCGACCTGGCCGAAAGACTCATGCAAAATAACATCAAACTGGTGGTGGCAGAAACCGGATTGAGTGACGGCAAATCGCTGTCGCGTTTCTCCGTTTTATCGCAGGGTGGCTATTACTTCAAACGAACTTGGGATTCGTCGTACTTCACACCAGTCAATAACGAAGTTgacaacattttcaaaaacggTCTCAAAACACAAAGAAGAATA ATAACGAGTCGAAAAGATTCAATAACAGCCAGTAAGCCATGGAGTGGATCTTTTTCTATCGATGAAACTCTCGGAACAAATACCACCCTTGCTCTATCGTTACCCAAAGAAGGTTCCTTCACAATCACTCTTACTAACCCTAGTGGTGAGGTCGTGACTCTACCCAACGAACCGGAAGTTACAAACTGGAACTACCCCGATTCTACCGTTAGGCTTATTTGGCAGAAATTAGCTGATGATACA GTTATCGGACGATGGAGTTACCAAGTGGCCTACGACACCACATCATGCAGTTCATGTGAAACACAGCCCGAAATACATTTACAAATTGGTTCGTCGATCAGAAGCGCAACGTCCCCGGCTTTGCCAACGTTCCAGCCTTGGGTTTCTCTTACGACCAGTTCTGGTTTCGTCGATATCTCCGAGCATCCAGTGGTTATTCAAACCAGATTTGAATACGCTAACAGCAACTTGGGTGGTCTGATCGTGACAGCTGACATCGTTCTAAATTCAGTAGTCAAGGCGTCTATTCCGCTTTTTGATACTGGATTAATCG TTCCGGACATTTCGAAAGACGGGATTTATTCCGGAATATTCTACCCTGACACCGATGGAAATTACAAAGTGAATCTCTACGCTGTGCATGGTGCTTCTGTTAAAGAAGGTGGTAGACTATTATCTCCCGATCAGA ATTCCTATTGCTGTGGATCTTCGTTACCCACCTCGACTTTGAACTATTTTCAGTTCACTGCCAGAGAGGCTATCGCTTTTGAAGTTCGAAATGCTGTGACTGGAACATTTCCGCCG GAATTTTTACCTATGGTGAGCGATATTAAAGCATCTACCTACGGAATAGATAACAATCTTGTTTACGCCGAATTGAAATGGAGCGTACCATCCAACA CCATGAGCCAAGTTGTTAAGTACTCGGAAGATTATGAACAACTATTGAACAACTTTGAAGCGGCTCCTGAAGCTACTATTGTTTATGGCTCCTTAAACGAAATTCAAGCCGGAACTGCAATCGCAGTTTACGTTTCTGCTCCCTACACAACAGGAAAGAATGTTTACTTTGTTGTCGAAACAACTGCAACAAACAGCCAGAAA GTATTAAAGTCTCGCTCACACGTCGTCTGGACAGAATCCAACCCTCCTGAGAACGCATTCACACCTCCAGTGCCTACTACCGAAGCACCGTCTACCACGACACAGGAtaacaattaa